The following proteins are encoded in a genomic region of Hyphomicrobiales bacterium:
- a CDS encoding glycosyltransferase: MVERSAAVACEVDGGQHDRWETRTGTNRAQLSIIVVSYNTRELTAAAIRSVIAETRHVAYELIVVDNASDDGSPDEVRAALAECAHPTWFMASSSNLGFAVANNMAAHVACGKRLLLLNPDTVVLRGAIDRLWKFAESTPAAGIWGGRTLFADGSLNATCCWGEMTPWRAFCRAVGLTGLLAGSSLFNGEAYGGWRRDHVRAVDIVSGAFLMIDRDLWDRLDGFDASFFMYGEEADLCRRARSGGAQPMFTPLAEIIHLGGASEATREGKLERLLSAKATLARRHWPQAMRGLAGPLLAAWPLSRWLAHAAAARLFARERSRREAAVWRALWQRRAEWSGGYSARRPAVYQPGGNVSAAPRRTAQ, from the coding sequence ATGGTCGAGCGTTCAGCGGCCGTGGCATGCGAGGTGGATGGTGGCCAGCACGACCGCTGGGAAACCCGAACCGGCACCAATCGTGCGCAGCTTTCGATCATCGTCGTGAGCTACAATACCCGGGAGCTGACGGCGGCGGCGATTCGCTCCGTCATCGCAGAGACCCGTCATGTCGCCTATGAACTGATCGTCGTCGACAATGCCTCCGACGACGGATCGCCAGATGAGGTGCGCGCCGCACTGGCGGAATGTGCGCACCCGACCTGGTTCATGGCGTCGAGCAGCAATCTCGGCTTCGCGGTTGCCAACAACATGGCGGCGCACGTCGCGTGCGGAAAGCGACTTCTTCTCCTAAATCCCGATACGGTCGTGTTGCGCGGGGCGATCGACAGGCTCTGGAAGTTCGCCGAAAGCACGCCAGCGGCCGGTATTTGGGGCGGGCGGACGCTGTTTGCGGACGGATCCCTCAATGCGACCTGCTGCTGGGGCGAAATGACACCCTGGCGTGCCTTCTGCCGGGCGGTCGGGCTCACCGGTCTCCTGGCGGGTTCGAGCTTGTTCAACGGTGAGGCCTATGGCGGCTGGCGGCGCGACCATGTGCGGGCCGTCGACATCGTCAGCGGGGCCTTCCTGATGATCGACCGGGACCTCTGGGACCGGCTCGATGGCTTCGATGCAAGCTTCTTCATGTATGGCGAGGAGGCGGACCTCTGCCGGCGCGCACGGTCGGGAGGTGCGCAGCCGATGTTCACGCCACTCGCGGAAATCATCCATCTGGGCGGCGCCTCCGAGGCGACGCGAGAGGGCAAGTTGGAGCGGCTTCTCTCGGCCAAGGCAACGCTCGCCAGGCGGCACTGGCCGCAGGCCATGCGTGGCCTCGCCGGGCCGCTGCTCGCGGCATGGCCGCTCTCGCGCTGGTTGGCGCACGCCGCTGCGGCGCGGCTCTTTGCGCGCGAACGGTCGCGGCGGGAGGCGGCGGTCTGGCGTGCGCTGTGGCAGCGGCGGGCGGAATGGTCGGGGGGATATTCGGCGCGTCGACCGGCGGTCTATCAACCGGGCGGAAATGTCTCTGCGGCGCCTCGTCGGACGGCACAGTGA
- a CDS encoding glycosyltransferase, producing MRHFPWPATHNLWKGPVNHAPASSSSGAIARLRHTRGILRRHNVTTPPRRTARVGGRFDGIICIGGEDWWYHNRGHFDFQILRRLARDWPVLYVNSIGVRFPSPSLGGRFLAKVRRKLSSFSRGLVRVENNFWVLSPVTLPGAANSGLLGRALALQIRAQALRAGIRKPLVWVHCPAGAGFVQALSASAVILQRTDRFEAFPEGDPVVLGRAIATLKRQADLVVYCNEDLMEEERAEVSRQVMVSHGVDYERFAAAGNGRTGEPADMVALPRPRVGFIGGIDAHTFDPALMLSVAERLPWVHFVLVGASSLPQDWCALPNVSLLGRKPYDEIAGYMAANDVLIMPWNASEWIKAASPIKLKEYLAVGRPVVTTDFPALGEWRPFVRVANGPAAFAAAIETALSSAQDPEIARRAVAGETWDAKAELVRRAVHDDLGLRFAPASAPVALPAPANA from the coding sequence ATGCGGCATTTCCCATGGCCGGCAACACACAACCTTTGGAAGGGACCCGTTAACCACGCACCTGCATCATCATCGAGCGGAGCCATCGCCCGGCTCCGGCACACTCGTGGGATCCTCCGGAGGCACAACGTGACCACACCCCCGCGCCGCACCGCCCGAGTTGGCGGCCGCTTCGACGGCATCATCTGCATTGGCGGGGAGGATTGGTGGTATCACAACCGAGGTCACTTCGATTTCCAGATCCTGCGCCGCCTCGCGCGCGACTGGCCGGTGCTCTACGTGAACTCGATCGGCGTGCGTTTTCCATCCCCCAGTCTCGGCGGACGCTTCCTCGCCAAGGTCAGGCGCAAGCTGTCGAGCTTTTCGCGCGGTCTGGTGCGTGTCGAGAACAATTTCTGGGTGCTCTCGCCCGTCACCTTGCCCGGCGCGGCCAACAGCGGCCTGCTCGGCCGGGCGCTCGCGTTGCAGATCCGCGCCCAGGCTCTGCGCGCGGGCATCCGTAAGCCGCTCGTCTGGGTCCACTGCCCGGCCGGCGCCGGCTTCGTCCAAGCACTTTCTGCGAGCGCCGTGATCCTCCAGCGCACCGACCGCTTCGAGGCCTTTCCGGAGGGCGATCCCGTGGTCCTCGGCCGCGCCATCGCCACGCTGAAACGCCAGGCCGACCTCGTCGTCTACTGCAACGAGGACCTGATGGAAGAAGAGCGCGCCGAAGTCTCCCGTCAGGTCATGGTCTCGCATGGCGTCGACTACGAGCGCTTCGCCGCCGCCGGCAACGGACGCACCGGCGAGCCCGCCGACATGGTCGCCCTGCCGAGGCCGCGCGTCGGCTTCATCGGCGGCATCGACGCCCACACGTTCGACCCCGCACTGATGCTCTCGGTCGCCGAGCGCCTGCCCTGGGTTCACTTCGTGCTGGTTGGTGCCTCCTCGCTGCCGCAGGACTGGTGCGCCCTGCCCAATGTCTCCCTTCTCGGCCGCAAGCCCTATGACGAGATCGCAGGCTACATGGCAGCGAACGACGTGCTCATCATGCCGTGGAACGCAAGCGAATGGATCAAGGCAGCCAGTCCCATCAAGCTCAAGGAATATCTGGCGGTGGGCCGTCCCGTCGTGACCACCGATTTTCCCGCCCTCGGCGAATGGCGCCCGTTTGTTCGCGTGGCGAACGGTCCAGCGGCATTCGCTGCCGCGATCGAGACGGCTTTGTCGAGCGCTCAGGACCCCGAGATCGCCCGCCGGGCAGTGGCGGGAGAAACATGGGACGCAAAAGCCGAACTCGTACGCCGCGCGGTCCACGACGACCTGGGACTTCGCTTCGCGCCGGCGAGCGCGCCGGTCGCACTGCCGGCGCCGGCAAACGCCTGA